The Triticum aestivum cultivar Chinese Spring chromosome 7B, IWGSC CS RefSeq v2.1, whole genome shotgun sequence genome window below encodes:
- the LOC123162849 gene encoding uncharacterized protein isoform X1, producing the protein MFLLKVKVGTHICFSLLFPLSLTFPLMHALGFFLTQAGWVGSSSASAFPACHCFLMERTFGCSCASGGGLGWNCSVGSLPFFCSDTEWFGWSTTQSQGWMVKLYMASTIYEMKSHILLKDQLQIRAVKEWMPNCSDVGRSESIIRYMASLEGFSQFERGTQTLLSLSGFVYIYL; encoded by the exons ATGTTCCTCCTCAAGGTCAAGGTTGGTACCCATATTTGCTTCAGTTTGCTCTTCCCCCTCTCACTTACCTTCCCTCTCATGCATGCGCTTGGTTTCTTCCTCACGCAGGCAGGCTGGGTGGGCTCCTCGTCGGCGTCGGCTTTCCCTGCCTGCCACTGCTTTCTGATGGAGCGGACCTTTGGATGCTCCTGTGCCTCTGGTGGTGGGCTAG GGTGGAACTGCTCTGTTGGATCCTTACCTTTCTTTTGCAGTGACACTGAATGGTTTGGCTGGTCCACAACACAGTCTCAG GGATGGATGGTCAAGTTGTATATGGCTTCCACCATTTACGAGATGAAAAGCCATATCTTGCTCAAGGACCAGTTGCAAATAAG GGCAGTTAAAGAGTGGATGCCCAACTGCTCTGATGTAGGCCGCTCCGAATCAATTATCCGATATATGGCGTCTCTTGAAG GATTCTCCCAATTTGAAAGAGGTACACAAACGTTACTTTCTTTGTCAGGGTTTGTCTACATTTATCTTTAA
- the LOC123162849 gene encoding uncharacterized protein isoform X2 — MFLLKVKVGTHICFSLLFPLSLTFPLMHALGFFLTQAGWVGSSSASAFPACHCFLMERTFGCSCASGGGLGWNCSVGSLPFFCSDTEWFGWSTTQSQGWMVKLYMASTIYEMKSHILLKDQLQIRAVKEWMPNCSDVGRSESIIRYMASLEGFSVVSCLSVRILPI; from the exons ATGTTCCTCCTCAAGGTCAAGGTTGGTACCCATATTTGCTTCAGTTTGCTCTTCCCCCTCTCACTTACCTTCCCTCTCATGCATGCGCTTGGTTTCTTCCTCACGCAGGCAGGCTGGGTGGGCTCCTCGTCGGCGTCGGCTTTCCCTGCCTGCCACTGCTTTCTGATGGAGCGGACCTTTGGATGCTCCTGTGCCTCTGGTGGTGGGCTAG GGTGGAACTGCTCTGTTGGATCCTTACCTTTCTTTTGCAGTGACACTGAATGGTTTGGCTGGTCCACAACACAGTCTCAG GGATGGATGGTCAAGTTGTATATGGCTTCCACCATTTACGAGATGAAAAGCCATATCTTGCTCAAGGACCAGTTGCAAATAAG GGCAGTTAAAGAGTGGATGCCCAACTGCTCTGATGTAGGCCGCTCCGAATCAATTATCCGATATATGGCGTCTCTTGAAG GATTCTCAGTGGTCTCATGCCTCTCTGTCAGGATTCTCCCAATTTGA